The Shewanella mangrovisoli genome has a window encoding:
- the truD gene encoding tRNA pseudouridine(13) synthase TruD: protein MSELHYLYGKPTATADLRTVNSDFIVKEILPFSPSGEGEHHLVHIRKDGLNTVQVAEMLAKFAKVHPKEVTYAGQKDKNAITEQWFGIRIPGKETPAWSELNSERLTILSSNRHSKKLRIGALLGNRFILTLRNVTNVEDIISRIEKVSQIGVPNYFGEQRFGHDGKNLVMGRQMLAGKKVKDRNKRSMYLSAVRSNLFNTVVSYRLANHGTKPLAGDCVMLAGSKSFFVTPEWDLVVLKRLIEKDIQLSAPLWGRGKMLPQGEAAEIETLAMAELSEDCYGLEHAGLEQERRPLLLEPQGLKYEQTVDGLVLEFILPAGSFATSLLRELVDYQDVKELQWQATVSSDANAPEANTVTGSQTEALDTPETSAPEHDESAL, encoded by the coding sequence ATGAGCGAACTACATTACCTGTACGGCAAACCGACGGCCACCGCCGATTTAAGAACCGTTAACAGCGACTTTATCGTGAAAGAGATTTTGCCTTTTAGCCCGTCGGGCGAGGGCGAGCATCATTTAGTCCACATTCGTAAGGATGGGCTGAATACGGTGCAAGTGGCTGAAATGCTGGCCAAGTTCGCTAAGGTTCATCCCAAAGAAGTGACCTATGCAGGACAAAAAGATAAAAATGCCATCACAGAACAGTGGTTTGGCATTCGTATCCCAGGTAAAGAAACCCCGGCGTGGAGCGAGCTTAACAGCGAGCGCTTAACCATTTTATCCAGCAATCGCCACAGCAAAAAACTGCGTATTGGCGCGCTCTTGGGCAACCGTTTTATTCTTACCCTGCGCAATGTCACAAACGTGGAAGACATTATCAGCCGCATCGAAAAAGTTAGCCAAATTGGTGTGCCTAACTATTTTGGTGAGCAGCGTTTCGGCCACGATGGTAAAAACCTGGTGATGGGACGGCAAATGCTGGCGGGTAAAAAGGTGAAAGACCGTAATAAGCGCAGCATGTATCTGTCTGCGGTGCGCTCCAATCTGTTCAATACCGTCGTCTCCTATCGTTTGGCGAATCATGGCACTAAACCCTTAGCGGGGGATTGCGTGATGCTGGCGGGCAGTAAGAGCTTTTTCGTCACGCCAGAATGGGACTTAGTGGTATTAAAACGCTTGATTGAGAAGGATATTCAGCTTTCTGCGCCACTCTGGGGCCGCGGGAAAATGCTGCCGCAGGGCGAAGCCGCCGAGATTGAAACCCTCGCCATGGCAGAGCTGAGCGAAGATTGCTACGGCCTTGAGCACGCGGGGCTTGAGCAGGAGCGCCGTCCATTGCTGCTTGAACCTCAAGGCCTTAAATACGAGCAAACCGTGGATGGATTAGTGCTCGAATTTATCTTACCAGCGGGTAGCTTTGCGACATCGCTGTTAAGAGAGCTGGTTGATTATCAAGATGTGAAAGAGCTGCAATGGCAAGCGACAGTCTCATCTGATGCGAATGCTCCTGAAGCTAATACTGTAACAGGGAGTCAGACGGAAGCGCTCGATACACCAGAGACCAGTGCGCCAGAGCATGATGAGTCCGCTTTATGA
- the ispD gene encoding 2-C-methyl-D-erythritol 4-phosphate cytidylyltransferase — MDTVLEAAPQVETQVAVQIDPFSHHVVAIVPAAGIGSRMGAGKPKQYLTLLGQSILAHTLDKLLSHPQINQVIVALHPEDTEFAALPQAKHPKLVTVIGGSERADSVLAALDKAPDNGWALVHDAARPCLTAQDIDKLLASRVHFPQGAILAMPVRDTMKRANSLGEISSTVCRDNLWHALTPQLFPTSLLRLHLKAALAAGAVVTDEASAMEWAGISPGLVAGRADNIKVTHPDDLELAELFLLRANA; from the coding sequence ATGGATACCGTATTAGAGGCCGCGCCGCAGGTCGAAACCCAAGTTGCAGTTCAAATTGATCCTTTCTCGCACCATGTGGTGGCGATTGTCCCCGCCGCGGGGATTGGTAGCCGTATGGGCGCGGGCAAACCAAAGCAATATTTAACCTTGCTGGGGCAAAGCATTCTGGCCCATACCTTAGACAAGTTATTGTCCCATCCGCAAATTAACCAAGTGATTGTGGCGCTGCATCCTGAGGATACTGAGTTTGCCGCGTTGCCGCAGGCTAAGCATCCCAAGCTGGTGACTGTCATTGGCGGCTCTGAGCGCGCCGACTCGGTACTGGCGGCACTTGATAAGGCGCCAGACAATGGTTGGGCTTTAGTTCACGATGCGGCCAGACCCTGCCTGACGGCGCAAGACATAGATAAATTGCTAGCATCGCGGGTGCACTTTCCCCAAGGGGCGATTTTAGCCATGCCTGTGCGGGATACCATGAAGCGCGCCAATAGCTTAGGTGAAATCAGTTCGACCGTTTGCCGCGATAATCTCTGGCATGCGTTGACGCCGCAGTTATTCCCAACCTCCTTGTTGCGATTACATTTAAAAGCCGCGCTTGCCGCGGGGGCTGTCGTGACCGATGAGGCCTCGGCGATGGAGTGGGCGGGTATTTCCCCTGGTTTGGTCGCCGGGCGGGCGGATAACATTAAAGTCACCCATCCCGATGATTTGGAGTTGGCAGAGCTTTTTTTACTGCGCGCGAATGCTTGA
- a CDS encoding protein-L-isoaspartate(D-aspartate) O-methyltransferase — MTRVALTSAVNLAKKLQEAGIRHPAVLKAISHTPRELFLDNALAHKAYENTALPIGQGQTISQPYIVARMTELLLQHQPQKVLEVGTGSGYQAAILAQLVPELCTIERIKGLQIQARQRLKRLDLHNVSFKYGDGWQGWPNRSPFDGIMVTAAAAKVPEALLSQLAEGGVLIIPVGEETQQLMRFTRRSDRFSSEVIETVKFVPLVNGELA; from the coding sequence ATGACTCGAGTTGCCTTAACATCGGCGGTGAATTTAGCTAAAAAGCTTCAGGAGGCGGGGATCCGCCATCCAGCCGTTCTTAAGGCAATATCCCATACCCCGCGCGAGTTGTTTCTTGATAATGCGCTGGCCCATAAAGCCTACGAAAATACCGCCTTGCCCATAGGCCAAGGACAAACCATTTCTCAGCCTTATATCGTCGCGCGTATGACAGAGTTACTGCTCCAACATCAGCCGCAAAAGGTACTTGAGGTGGGAACGGGCTCAGGCTACCAAGCGGCAATCCTCGCGCAATTAGTGCCAGAACTGTGCACCATTGAGCGTATCAAAGGGTTACAGATCCAAGCGAGGCAAAGATTAAAACGACTCGATCTGCATAATGTGTCATTCAAATATGGCGATGGCTGGCAGGGCTGGCCGAATCGCAGCCCCTTTGATGGCATTATGGTCACGGCGGCAGCGGCCAAGGTTCCCGAAGCCTTATTGTCCCAGCTAGCCGAAGGCGGCGTATTAATTATCCCCGTTGGTGAAGAGACGCAGCAATTGATGCGCTTTACCCGCCGCTCGGACCGTTTTAGTTCCGAAGTGATAGAAACTGTCAAATTTGTTCCCTTGGTCAATGGCGAGCTCGCTTAA
- the ispF gene encoding 2-C-methyl-D-erythritol 2,4-cyclodiphosphate synthase: MKIRIGHGFDVHKFGEARPLILCGVEVPYETGLVAHSDGDVVLHAISDAILGAMALGDIGKHFPDTDAAYKGADSRVLLRHCYALARAKGFELGNLDVTIIAQAPKMAPHIEDMRLVLAADLNADIADINVKATTTEKLGFTGRKEGIAVEAVVLLSRQ, encoded by the coding sequence ATGAAAATCCGAATCGGCCATGGTTTTGATGTCCATAAATTTGGTGAAGCGCGCCCGTTAATTTTATGTGGGGTCGAAGTCCCTTACGAAACTGGGTTGGTGGCTCATTCCGACGGTGATGTGGTGTTGCATGCCATCTCCGATGCCATTCTAGGGGCGATGGCCCTTGGGGATATTGGTAAACATTTCCCCGATACCGATGCCGCCTATAAGGGCGCCGATAGTCGCGTCTTGTTGCGCCACTGCTATGCATTAGCGCGGGCGAAGGGATTTGAGCTGGGTAATCTGGATGTCACTATCATTGCCCAGGCGCCTAAGATGGCGCCGCATATCGAGGATATGCGCCTAGTGCTGGCGGCCGATCTTAATGCTGACATTGCCGATATCAACGTTAAGGCCACCACCACCGAAAAACTCGGGTTTACCGGCCGCAAAGAAGGCATTGCGGTCGAAGCCGTTGTATTACTCAGCCGCCAATAG
- a CDS encoding CTP synthase, protein MTTRYIFVTGGVVSSLGKGIAAASLAAILEARGLNVTIMKLDPYINVDPGTMSPTQHGEVFVTEDGAETDLDLGHYERFIRTKMNRRNNFTTGRIYEEVLRKERRGDYLGATIQVIPHITNAIKEKVIAGGEGHDVAIVEIGGTVGDIESLPFLESIRQLGVELGRDRTLFMHLTLVPFLGAAGEVKTKPTQHSVKELRSIGIAPDVLICRGDRAIPANERAKISLFCNVEERAVISLKDVDSIYKIPALLRSQGLDDLVVKRFGLECREADLSEWENVIYQEANPNGEVVIGMVGKYIELPDAYKSVNEALKHAGLKNRVSVSIKYIDSQTVEAKGDEVLQGLDGILVPGGFGERGVEGKILAAKYARENELPYFGICLGMQVALIEFARNVAGMTDAHSTEFNKATPFPVVGLITEWVDEEGNVEQRHEASDLGGTMRLGAQLCHLLDGSKAAQAYKGNTCVERHRHRYEVNNKYRERLEQAGLVFSGLSSDRKLVEMIELKDHPWFVAGQFHPEFTSTPRDGHPLFEGFVAAASAHQKRDLKK, encoded by the coding sequence ATGACTACAAGGTATATCTTCGTTACTGGTGGTGTGGTTTCATCACTAGGTAAAGGCATTGCAGCCGCTTCATTAGCCGCAATTTTAGAGGCCCGTGGTCTCAATGTAACCATCATGAAACTGGACCCATACATTAACGTTGATCCAGGTACCATGAGCCCAACGCAACATGGTGAAGTGTTTGTGACTGAGGACGGCGCAGAAACAGACCTTGACCTTGGCCACTATGAGCGTTTCATCCGCACTAAGATGAACCGTCGCAACAACTTCACTACGGGTCGTATTTACGAGGAAGTACTGCGTAAAGAGCGTCGCGGTGACTATTTAGGCGCGACGATTCAGGTGATCCCACACATCACTAACGCGATCAAAGAAAAAGTGATTGCAGGCGGTGAAGGTCACGATGTGGCTATCGTTGAAATCGGCGGTACTGTTGGTGATATCGAATCACTGCCATTCCTTGAGTCTATCCGCCAATTAGGCGTTGAACTGGGCCGCGATCGTACCCTGTTTATGCATTTAACCTTAGTGCCATTCCTTGGCGCCGCGGGTGAAGTGAAAACGAAACCGACTCAACATTCAGTGAAAGAATTGCGTTCTATCGGTATTGCACCGGATGTGCTGATCTGCCGTGGCGACCGCGCGATTCCTGCCAACGAACGTGCGAAGATTTCGTTATTCTGTAACGTTGAAGAACGTGCGGTTATTTCATTAAAAGACGTCGACAGCATCTACAAGATCCCTGCGCTGCTGCGCTCACAGGGTTTAGATGACTTAGTGGTTAAGCGTTTTGGCTTAGAATGCCGCGAAGCCGACTTGTCTGAGTGGGAAAACGTCATTTATCAAGAAGCCAATCCAAACGGCGAAGTCGTGATTGGTATGGTCGGTAAATACATCGAATTGCCAGACGCCTATAAGTCAGTCAACGAAGCATTAAAACACGCAGGTCTGAAGAACCGTGTATCTGTGAGCATCAAGTACATTGACTCACAAACTGTTGAAGCGAAAGGTGATGAAGTTCTGCAAGGGTTAGACGGTATCTTAGTTCCAGGTGGCTTCGGTGAGCGCGGTGTGGAAGGTAAGATCCTAGCGGCTAAATATGCCCGTGAAAACGAGCTGCCTTACTTTGGTATCTGTTTAGGTATGCAAGTGGCACTGATTGAATTTGCCCGTAACGTTGCCGGTATGACCGATGCACACTCAACTGAATTCAATAAAGCAACGCCATTCCCAGTGGTTGGCTTAATCACTGAATGGGTTGACGAAGAAGGTAACGTTGAACAACGCCATGAAGCCTCTGATTTAGGTGGCACTATGCGTTTAGGTGCGCAGTTATGTCACCTGCTTGATGGTTCAAAAGCGGCGCAAGCGTATAAAGGTAACACTTGTGTTGAGCGTCACCGTCACCGTTACGAAGTGAACAACAAGTACAGAGAACGTTTAGAGCAAGCGGGTCTGGTATTTAGTGGTTTATCTTCTGACCGTAAACTGGTTGAGATGATTGAGCTTAAAGACCATCCTTGGTTTGTAGCGGGTCAATTCCACCCAGAATTCACTTCGACCCCACGCGATGGTCATCCATTGTTCGAAGGTTTCGTTGCTGCCGCAAGTGCACATCAAAAACGTGATCTGAAGAAATAA
- a CDS encoding peptidoglycan DD-metalloendopeptidase family protein — translation MLNAGLLLNLSLVLLLAGCSFQASRPAPVESLSHSYSKHNKGHIKSNSYKVKKGDTLYSISWAAGKDFAEIAKINQLDKSYTIYPGQILYLTNDRGQNGKGSTTLGGSNSASKGQNKANSVDKQSASNNSSAKNLSSEQQKKTLDQKAKPAYSATSSQQNVNPSIVAPTSTLPDSVSQWQWPVRGKLIGTYSANEQGNKGIKIAGKRGDIIKAAADGRVVYAGSALRGYGNLVIIKHSDDYLSAYAHADQILVEEKQHVLAGQTVAKMGSTGTNQVMLRFEIRYHGQSVNPLNYLPKQ, via the coding sequence TTGTTGAATGCGGGTTTACTCTTAAACCTCAGTTTAGTGTTGTTGCTTGCGGGCTGTAGCTTTCAGGCGAGTCGCCCCGCACCTGTCGAAAGTCTCTCCCACAGTTATTCCAAACATAACAAAGGCCACATTAAATCTAATTCATATAAAGTTAAGAAAGGTGACACCCTTTATTCGATATCTTGGGCTGCGGGTAAAGATTTCGCCGAAATTGCCAAAATTAATCAATTAGATAAATCGTATACCATCTACCCTGGACAGATTTTATATTTAACGAATGATCGCGGGCAAAATGGCAAAGGCTCTACAACTTTAGGTGGAAGTAATTCAGCGTCTAAAGGGCAAAATAAAGCTAATTCTGTTGATAAACAATCAGCTAGTAACAATTCTTCCGCTAAAAACTTGTCAAGTGAACAGCAGAAAAAAACACTTGATCAGAAAGCCAAGCCTGCGTATTCTGCAACAAGCTCTCAACAAAATGTTAACCCTTCGATCGTCGCCCCTACATCAACACTGCCAGACAGTGTGAGTCAGTGGCAATGGCCAGTAAGAGGTAAATTGATTGGGACATACTCTGCCAATGAGCAGGGAAATAAAGGAATTAAGATCGCAGGAAAACGCGGAGATATCATCAAAGCCGCTGCAGATGGGCGGGTGGTATACGCAGGTAGTGCTCTTAGGGGTTACGGTAATTTAGTGATTATTAAACATAGTGACGATTACCTTAGTGCCTATGCTCATGCAGATCAGATCTTAGTCGAAGAAAAGCAACATGTCCTCGCTGGACAGACAGTTGCAAAAATGGGCAGTACAGGTACCAATCAGGTAATGCTTCGCTTCGAGATCCGTTACCACGGTCAGTCTGTTAACCCACTTAACTATTTACCTAAGCAATGA
- the surE gene encoding 5'/3'-nucleotidase SurE, producing the protein MIRILVSNDDGVNAPGIKALTEALAEIATVMTVAPDRNCSGASNSLTLTNPLRINRLDNGYISVHGTPTDCVHLAIRELCDGEPDMVVSGINAGANMGDDTLYSGTVAAAMEGRFLGFPAVAISLNGKALKHYHTAAVYARRIVQGLLAHPIASDQILNINVPDLPLDEIKGIRVTRLGARHKAEGIVRTQDPAGKEIFWLGPPGVEQDASEGTDFHAVAHGYVSITPLTVDLTAYRQLSVLQDWVDKI; encoded by the coding sequence ATGATCCGCATCCTAGTCAGTAATGATGATGGTGTGAATGCGCCGGGGATCAAAGCCTTAACCGAGGCGCTCGCCGAAATCGCCACTGTGATGACGGTCGCGCCCGATCGTAATTGTTCCGGCGCAAGTAACTCTTTAACCTTGACTAACCCATTAAGAATTAATAGGTTAGATAATGGTTATATTTCGGTTCACGGTACACCTACGGATTGCGTTCACTTAGCCATACGTGAGCTGTGTGATGGTGAGCCGGATATGGTGGTATCGGGTATCAATGCTGGCGCGAATATGGGGGATGACACTTTATATTCGGGTACAGTAGCGGCGGCGATGGAGGGGCGTTTTTTAGGTTTCCCCGCCGTTGCGATTTCGCTTAATGGTAAGGCATTAAAGCATTATCACACCGCGGCAGTGTATGCGCGGCGAATTGTGCAGGGGCTGTTAGCGCATCCGATTGCGAGCGATCAGATCCTCAATATCAATGTGCCCGATTTACCGCTCGATGAGATTAAAGGGATCAGGGTGACGCGCTTGGGTGCACGGCATAAGGCCGAAGGCATAGTGCGAACGCAGGATCCTGCGGGAAAAGAGATTTTTTGGCTTGGCCCACCGGGTGTAGAACAAGATGCGAGTGAAGGAACGGACTTCCATGCGGTAGCCCATGGTTATGTGTCGATCACTCCCTTAACCGTGGACTTGACCGCGTATAGACAATTATCGGTATTGCAAGATTGGGTAGATAAAATATGA
- the mazG gene encoding nucleoside triphosphate pyrophosphohydrolase, producing the protein MTSHITPSITELSATSLSATDVAPLLKIMEKLRDPKTGCPWDKAQTFQTIVPFTLEEAYEVADTIERLALDELPDELGDLLFQVVFYCQLGKEQGRFDFSTVVNKITDKLTRRHPHVFGEATFEADASSQQMKANWEAIKASEREEKALAAGVTSSSEVSVLDDIPRAQPALSRSIKIQQRVACVGFDWPELEPVVAKIHEEIDEVLAEVNQSTLDQAKVQAEMGDLLFAVVNLARHLKVDPEQALRQANVKFERRFRGVEAFARQNNKALEEHSLEELDAYWDKVKQGEPR; encoded by the coding sequence ATGTTGCGCCGCTATTGAAGATTATGGAGAAGCTTCGCGATCCTAAAACGGGTTGTCCTTGGGATAAGGCGCAGACCTTTCAAACCATAGTGCCTTTTACCCTTGAAGAGGCCTATGAGGTGGCCGACACGATTGAACGTTTAGCCCTAGACGAGCTGCCAGATGAGCTGGGGGATTTATTATTCCAAGTGGTGTTTTATTGCCAGTTAGGCAAAGAGCAGGGCAGGTTTGATTTCAGCACTGTCGTCAATAAAATCACCGATAAACTGACCCGCCGTCATCCCCATGTGTTTGGTGAAGCTACGTTTGAGGCGGATGCCAGTAGTCAGCAGATGAAGGCCAATTGGGAAGCGATCAAAGCTAGCGAGCGTGAAGAAAAGGCATTGGCGGCTGGGGTGACTTCATCAAGCGAGGTTTCTGTGCTTGATGATATTCCGCGCGCGCAGCCGGCGTTATCGCGTTCAATCAAAATTCAGCAGCGGGTCGCGTGTGTCGGGTTCGATTGGCCTGAGCTTGAGCCCGTTGTCGCAAAAATCCATGAAGAAATTGATGAAGTACTGGCGGAGGTGAATCAGTCAACGCTCGACCAAGCCAAAGTGCAGGCCGAAATGGGCGACTTATTATTTGCAGTGGTGAATTTGGCGCGTCATTTAAAGGTGGACCCAGAACAAGCGCTGCGACAAGCCAATGTTAAATTTGAACGCCGTTTTAGAGGTGTAGAGGCATTTGCGAGACAAAATAATAAAGCATTAGAAGAACATAGCTTAGAAGAGTTAGATGCCTACTGGGATAAGGTTAAACAGGGCGAGCCAAGATAA
- the rpoS gene encoding RNA polymerase sigma factor RpoS has product MSRINSTAAEELVDFSVDTAEFDLDKEDIAADLVQELGLEQQVQDDLQKNLDATQLYLGEIGFSPLLSAEEEVYFSRKALKGCEKSRNRMIESNLRLVVKIARRYNNRGLALLDLIEEGNLGLIRAVEKFDPERGFRFSTYATWWIRQTIERAIMNQTRTIRLPIHVVKELNVYLRTARELAQKLDHEPTAEEIAEKLQVSSVDVSRMLKLNEKITSVDIPLGGDNDKALLDVLADDDNVGPDYKVQDEDISNSVVKWLNELNTKQREVLARRFGLLGYEPSTLEDVGAEIGLTRERVRQIQVEALKRLRDLLGAQGLSVEALFRN; this is encoded by the coding sequence ATGAGCCGCATAAATAGCACTGCCGCAGAAGAACTAGTAGATTTTTCCGTAGATACCGCAGAGTTTGATCTCGATAAAGAGGATATTGCCGCTGATTTAGTTCAAGAACTAGGACTCGAACAACAGGTTCAAGATGACCTGCAAAAAAATCTTGATGCCACCCAGCTCTATTTAGGTGAAATAGGGTTTTCCCCACTGCTTAGCGCAGAAGAAGAAGTTTACTTTTCCCGTAAGGCCTTAAAAGGCTGCGAAAAATCCCGTAATCGCATGATTGAGAGTAACCTGCGACTCGTGGTTAAAATTGCCCGTCGTTACAATAATCGTGGCCTAGCGCTGCTGGATTTAATCGAAGAGGGTAATCTTGGCTTGATCCGTGCGGTGGAAAAATTCGACCCAGAAAGAGGCTTCCGTTTCTCAACCTATGCGACTTGGTGGATCAGACAAACGATTGAACGTGCCATCATGAATCAAACCCGCACGATTCGCTTGCCAATCCATGTTGTAAAAGAACTCAACGTGTATTTACGTACGGCTCGGGAATTAGCGCAAAAACTTGACCACGAACCTACGGCAGAAGAAATTGCCGAGAAACTGCAAGTATCCAGTGTTGACGTCAGCCGCATGCTGAAGCTCAACGAGAAGATCACCTCTGTCGATATCCCCTTAGGTGGCGATAACGACAAGGCGTTACTCGATGTGCTCGCCGATGACGACAACGTAGGCCCGGACTACAAAGTACAAGATGAAGACATTTCAAACTCAGTGGTGAAATGGCTTAACGAACTGAATACCAAGCAAAGAGAAGTGTTAGCGCGCCGCTTTGGTTTGTTAGGTTATGAACCCTCAACCCTTGAAGACGTCGGTGCTGAAATTGGCCTCACCCGTGAACGTGTTCGCCAAATTCAAGTGGAAGCCCTAAAACGCCTACGTGATTTGCTGGGTGCTCAAGGTCTCTCCGTAGAGGCACTTTTTAGAAACTAA
- the eno gene encoding phosphopyruvate hydratase has product MAKIINVIGREIMDSRGNPTVEAEVHLEGGFIGMAAAPSGASTGSREALELRDGDKSRYLGKGVLTAVANVNGPIRAALIGKDATAQAELDQIMIDLDGTENKDKLGANAILAVSLAAAKAAAAFKGMPLYAHIAELNGTPGQYAMPVPMMNILNGGEHADNNVDIQEFMVQPVGAKNFREALRMGAEIFHTLKKVLHGKGLSTSVGDEGGFAPNLSSNADALAVIKEAVELAGYKLGTDVTLALDCAASEFYKDGKYDLSGEGKVFDSNGFSDFLKSLTEQYPIVSIEDGLDESDWDGWAYQTKIMGDKIQLVGDDLFVTNTKILTRGIENGIANSILIKFNQIGSLTETLAAIRMAKAAGYTAVISHRSGETEDATIADLAVGTAAGQIKTGSLCRSDRVAKYNQLLRIEEQLGEKAPYRGLKEIKGQA; this is encoded by the coding sequence ATGGCTAAGATTATTAACGTGATTGGTCGCGAGATTATGGATTCTCGTGGTAACCCAACAGTTGAAGCCGAAGTGCATTTAGAAGGTGGTTTTATCGGTATGGCGGCTGCGCCATCTGGTGCTTCTACCGGTAGCCGCGAAGCGCTGGAACTGCGTGATGGCGACAAGAGCCGTTACTTAGGTAAAGGCGTATTAACGGCTGTGGCTAACGTAAACGGTCCTATCCGTGCAGCGTTAATCGGTAAAGATGCGACTGCCCAGGCTGAGCTTGATCAAATCATGATCGACTTAGACGGCACTGAAAACAAAGACAAGTTAGGCGCTAACGCGATTCTGGCTGTGTCTTTAGCGGCGGCTAAAGCGGCTGCAGCATTCAAAGGCATGCCTTTATACGCTCACATTGCGGAATTAAACGGTACTCCTGGCCAATACGCTATGCCAGTGCCTATGATGAACATCCTTAACGGTGGCGAGCACGCTGATAACAACGTTGATATCCAAGAATTCATGGTTCAACCTGTTGGTGCAAAAAACTTCCGCGAAGCTTTACGTATGGGCGCTGAGATTTTCCACACCCTGAAAAAAGTACTGCACGGTAAAGGTTTAAGCACTTCTGTGGGTGATGAAGGTGGTTTTGCACCTAACCTGTCTTCTAACGCTGATGCATTAGCGGTAATCAAAGAAGCCGTTGAATTAGCAGGTTACAAGCTGGGTACCGACGTGACTCTGGCATTAGACTGCGCTGCTTCTGAGTTCTACAAAGACGGTAAATATGATCTGTCTGGCGAAGGTAAAGTATTCGATTCAAACGGTTTCTCTGACTTCCTGAAGTCATTGACTGAACAATATCCAATCGTCTCTATTGAAGACGGTCTGGACGAGTCAGATTGGGACGGTTGGGCATACCAAACTAAGATCATGGGTGACAAGATCCAATTAGTGGGCGACGATTTATTCGTAACTAACACTAAGATCTTAACCCGTGGTATCGAGAACGGCATCGCTAACTCAATCCTGATCAAGTTCAACCAAATCGGTTCATTAACTGAAACCTTAGCGGCTATTCGTATGGCAAAAGCGGCGGGTTACACTGCGGTGATTTCACACCGTAGCGGTGAAACTGAAGACGCGACTATCGCTGATTTAGCGGTAGGTACTGCGGCTGGCCAAATCAAGACGGGTTCACTGTGCCGTTCTGACCGTGTTGCTAAATACAACCAATTGCTGCGTATCGAAGAGCAATTAGGTGAAAAAGCGCCATACCGTGGTTTGAAAGAAATCAAAGGTCAGGCGTAA
- the ftsB gene encoding cell division protein FtsB, producing MKFFVIALIVLLGLLQYRLWSGDNSLPEYFVLQKQIAAQQEGNAKLNERNQVLKEEIIDLKSGTEAIEERARNELGMVKEGETFYRVVGGDRSVSSPSQ from the coding sequence ATGAAATTCTTTGTCATTGCACTCATAGTGCTTCTCGGTTTGCTGCAATATCGGCTGTGGTCGGGCGATAACAGCCTGCCCGAATACTTTGTTCTGCAAAAACAGATCGCGGCTCAGCAAGAAGGTAATGCAAAACTCAATGAGCGTAATCAAGTGCTTAAAGAGGAAATTATCGACCTTAAGAGTGGTACCGAAGCGATTGAAGAACGGGCGCGTAACGAGCTAGGCATGGTGAAAGAAGGCGAGACCTTCTATCGCGTGGTGGGCGGTGACCGTTCAGTATCGAGTCCCTCGCAGTAA